A single genomic interval of Lucilia cuprina isolate Lc7/37 chromosome 2, ASM2204524v1, whole genome shotgun sequence harbors:
- the LOC111679224 gene encoding retinaldehyde-binding protein 1 produces the protein MLMLNTTYTFTLDQKKKIHFLREKIENSNDFNIGSEDIFLSKFLFYSNWDVERAFENIRRYYDFKAEHPKWLAHHTVEYFRGQFLDIKAKFLMPTPDKMGRPIVIFKSVDCFNKYPNYLQDLIEMDDLVFESLLLIPQVQERGITIIFDINGITRNFLPMLSPRLGRLINEKNKVLPFSQRYIHIIQSGFLMNAASSMIMPFLSRDFKEHIFTHDGKNFNKLRDMIGYEYLPAEYGGPITNQLNVDVLLNHLLKHSEYLLKLQTYHKK, from the exons atgttAATGTTAAATACGACATATACATTCACACTTGatcaaaagaagaaaattcACTTCTTAAGAGAAAAAATCgaaa ACAGCAATGATTTTAACATCGGAAGTGAAGATATTTTCCtctcaaaatttttattctacagCAATTGGGATGTTGAAAgggcttttgaaaatattagacgttattatgattttaaagCTGAGCATCCCAAATGGTTGGCTCATCATACAGTGGAATATTTTCGTGGACAGTTTCTAGACATAAAAGCGAAATTCCTAATGCCCACGCCTGATAAAATGGGTAGACccattgtaatttttaaatcgg tgGACTGTTTTAACAAGTATCCTAACTACTTGCAAGATCTCATCGAAATGGATGATTTAGTGTTTGAATCATTGCTACTTATACCTCAAGTACAAGAACGTggaattacaattatttttgatataaatgg aattaCCCGAAACTTTTTACCCATGCTATCTCCACGTTTGGGTCGGTTgataaatgagaaaaataaagtCCTTCCCTTTTCCCAACGATACATTCATATCATACAGAGTGGATTTCTAATGAATGCCGCCTCATCTATGATAATGCCATTTTTAAGTCGGGATTTTAAAGAGCAC atttttacacATGAtggaaaaaactttaataaactaCGAGATATGATTGGTTACGAATACCTACCAGCTGAATATGGAGGACCCATTACCAACCAATTGAATGTTGATGTATTACTCAATCATTTATTAAAGCACTCCGAATATTTATTGAAACTTCAAACATatcacaaaaaatga
- the LOC124420022 gene encoding von Willebrand factor D and EGF domain-containing protein-like produces MYFIKCTIIVTAMFTTFATKVYGNDENDHKCDDHVTGEAENGEPFEYITRVCCPNYTEDNNGNCIPICNIPCRFGFCKEPNVCECNEGYKKVKEKCVPTCKQKCLNGYCSKPNVCGCPKGFELGANNSTLCIPICKPKCSKFSKCTLAKPINRCECIDGYKENNKTKSCEPVCKSTCTNSFCSAPDTCQCFKGFEFDNANKTNCKPKCEPKCPNNSNCIAPNECRCNDGYTFNKLTGKCDAICKDQVKNSRCIRPPNTWECNDNYKRDPEIDRCVLESCVCENNGYCLDNKDKCECYEGFTKNATTEQCEAICQPNCINSTCVSNNNCQCYSGYYKTTQSHICEHNDYCNGQPCENGECLLTGECKCKSGYVKSLSYNGHLKCDKVQTFIGKVMASIIGAPLLLASLVLIVVYVITKKKSYNVEEQEMVLIRRH; encoded by the exons atgtattttattaaatgtaccATTATTGTAACAGCAATGTTTACTACATTTGCGACGAAAGTTTATGGAAACGATGAAAACGATCATAAGTGTGATGATCATGTAACAGGAGAAGCGGAAAAT gGCGAACCGTTTGAATATATTACACGAGTCTGTTGTCCAAATTATACCGAAGATAATAATGGAAACTGCATACCGATATGTAACATTCCTTGTAGATTTGGATTTTGTAAAGAACCAAATGTATGCGAATGTAATGAAGGCTATAAAAAGGTAAAAGAGAAATGTGTTCCAACATGCaagcaaaaatgtttaaacggCTACTGTAGTAAACCAAATGTATGTGGTTGTCCAAAAGGTTTTGAGTTGGGCGCAAACAATTCTACTTTATGTATACCAATATGTAAACcgaaatgttcaaaattttcaaaatgcacACTAGCTAAACCAATAAATCGCTGCGAATGCATTGATGGTTATaaggaaaataacaaaacaaaaagttgcGAACCAGTATGTAAAAGTACATGTACTAACAGTTTCTGCAGTGCGCCGGATACATGCCAATGTTTTAAAGGCTTTGAATTTGATAATGCTAATAAAACCAACTGTAAGCCAAAATGTGAACCAAAATGTCCAAACAATTCCAACTGTATCGCTCCTAACGAATGCAGGTGTAATGATGGCTACACTTTCAATAAACTAACCGGAAAATGTGATGCGATTTGCAAAGATCAAGTGAAAAACTCTAGATGTATTCGGCCACCAAATACATGGGAATGCAACGATAATTATAAACGAGATCCTGAAATTGACAGGTGTGTACTGGAATCCTGCGTATGCGAAAATAATGGATATTGTTTAGATAACAAAGACAAATGTGAATGCTACGAAGGTTTCACAAAAAATGCGACAACTGAACAATGTGAAGCGATTTGTCAACCTAACTGTATAAACTCCACCTGCGTCTCTAATAACAATTGCCAATGTTATTCCGGATATTACAAAACAACTCAATCTCATATTTGCGAACATAATGATTACTGCAATGGCCAGCCGTGTGAAAATGGTGAGTGTTTATTAACAGGAGAATGCAAATGTAAGTCAGGTTATGTTAAATCGTTGTCGTACAATGGTCATCTTAAGTGTGATAAAGTTCAAACATTTATTGGAAAAGTTATGGCTTCGATTATAGGTGCACCACTACTATTAGCATCATTAGTACTAATAGTTGTTTATgtaataacgaaaaaaaaatcatataacgTGGAGGAACAAG aaATGGTGTTAATTCGtagacattaa